The window gcgggcgcggacgCACTGGTCGCCACCGACTCGTCGATCTCCACGTATTTCTCCACTGACCGAGCGCGGTTCCGCCAACATTGACGGCGGATGGTACGGGGGATGGCCTCACCCATGGCAGCCACGATGCCCGTTCCGCCGTGCTCCCCCGCGTGCCTgcttggagcaactcgccactccttcgCGAACTAGCTTGGAGCGGCAAGTTGTTGAACCACGCGCCAGCTTGGAGAGGTAACTTGCTCCGTTGGGCTAGGCGAGGGAGGTGGAGCAGCGAGTTGCCTGACTCGTAtccgatgggctcggcgggccacccagccggcttttatgccggtgaactgctcttcctgctcgtcggatgccatcggaagggtggagaaaatggtggcAGGGCAAGATGGGAGGCGGTGGAGTGGTGCAATTCTTGCCCGGCGTCTGGCCTCCTTTAAATAGCCGGCTGACGAGAGGACCTTGCACGGCGTTGTGGTTAATGCCGACCCACTCGTGAATAGACGTGTGGCCGAAGTAGGTTTCTTGGCACACACGGGTTTAATGGAGATGTTTGAAtacggcgaggaggcgtgttcagccagacGTGCAACGGGCGGCACCCTCGGCCGGCACACCGCTTCAATGGCagagccagtgagaggtcgcatccgctctgtgTCGGCTTCAATATAGAGCGGCTGCTCTACATCAGCATGAATGTGGGTAGCTGGCGCCTGGCGGGAACGCGTGCGGGAGAGGAAGGAGGGTTTTGGGTGGTCAGAAGCAGGCGTGGCTGTTGTTCGGACGCCCGCCAGCCCCGTAAACCCAGACGGAGGGAGCATAAGATATTGTTCTTTTCAGTTGACATCAGATTATTAACATACTTCTTGCTAAGACTAGTGCATGTATTTACAAATAGTATTAAAACATTAGTAACAGATATGAGGCACCACAGCTGCAATGTACCAAAAACGTGTACCTCTGAATGTGCTTGAATGTATGCAGAAAGAGGTTCACCGACACGGGAAATTACATCAACAAGCAGCCCTGCGCAATGAAGTGCCTTCATTTCCTCCAGAAGCTTCTGTGGCATTTCATTTGAACCTTTCCCCCATATCAAGGCAAATGAAAGCCTCAGTATACTGCTCTTGATAATGTCAAACCCATCTTTCTTACTACTGGAGGAACAGCCTCCACGTATCTGCTCTTGAGTAGCCAGTAGTAGAACTGCAGACTGGATAAGTTTTCCATCCTCAATGTACTTCCAGAGCTCTTCAAGTAGATTATTTGTTTTTTCTGCAAGTAGTCTAGTTGTATCCAAGAAGATCTTCTGTAGAACAACAAGGAACAAAAATCTAAGTGCATTTAGCATTTGTATGCAAGCAAATACAGTTAAATAACTTTCTATATTTCGCTTTGTTTCCTCTATCAAAGTAAATATGGATTAGGTCCAATTTCCAAGGAAAAGAAAATGAAATTAGTTACTAGCAACAGTTTTTGTATAGTCCAATGAAGACTCGTTATCGTTTACTATAAGAACATGCAGTAACAAACAGAAACTCTACTTTCTCTGACAAATGGAGATGAAAGGATGCCCAGTCCTTAGTATCACTAATATCATTATAACAGCTGTTAGGGATCTATGGTATGACCACAGTTACTCGTATGTCATGCTGCAAAAGTAGTAATTCGTAAAGGGAGGGAAGTGAAACAGACCATTTCAGGTAGACACAGCAGACGGATGAGCTTGTAGATATAATCCAGATGATTCTGGCTGGGAGAAAGATTGTCCTCCAGATTGTCCTCCAGATACTTATGCAGGCAAGTATTCTCTACTGCGACATGCAGCGGGAGTAGATCCTCAATAATTTCCTTGCCAACTGTGCGTACATTGGCTGATGCACCATGACGTAAAAGCAGCTTGATCATGTCAACAGAGAACCTTTCAGCAGCTTGGTGGAGCGGGAAGTATCCATATTTGTTTATGCAGTTGGGATTGGCGTGCATCTCACGGAGCTCAGGTGCCTCGCCCTCCAACACAAGTTGTGCACATTGCAGGGCATTGAAACTGACCAAGAAGGTTAAGGTTTCTGCTGTGATGGAAAGATCCCATGACATGGCCTTGGCCCCACCGTTCCTGAATAATCGGAGGAAGCACCGGACATTATCTTTTAAAAAGATGGCCTCCAATTTGGCATACTTGTCGAAGAAGTCATCACACACCCACTAGATGGATCCGTCACAGTCGAAAAAGGTGAAAGGCATCAGTTATCCGACTAAAAGCACAACAAAATTAACTGGAGGTGAATAtatgacaacaacaacaataaaACAACAAAACCTTGTAACCCAAGCAAGTTGTGTAGGCTACAGATACCGAACATGAGGTACCAACAAGGAGAGAAGAAAAAGCAAGGGGGTCTAAAGCTATCATGGTTCCTATCTAAGGTTCATATATGACAACAATAAATATATTGTTTCAGTAAATGTAAGTACCCAATAATATTACAGAGTTAAACCAAAGAGCGATGCTATGCACACGATGGTGTGCGAACGATTTGCGAACGATCATATATATCAGTCCGTCCATGCACGTGAATGAAGTGCAGTCGACGGCTGGATTCGGCGTCGTTCCACTGTCGTGCATGGCGTGTCGTCCGCCCAGCACTTTCGTAAACCAAACAACTAATATAATGGAATGACTCATCAAACGGATTCTGTAAATGAAGGTAAGGTAACAAAAACCTCAGGAGTAGGGTCTGGGATGATTATGTCATTTGCTCTGGACTTGGCCATGGAAAGAGACCTTTCTGCCATAAGCTGAAAGAGAGGATGTCAAGAGTCAGCACTGGGAAAGAAAAAAGAAGGGGAAAGAATATCACAGAGATGGATAGTCATCATACCTCATCGATCTTTGTCATATCGATTCCCTCAGTATATTCAAAGTGAGGGCAAGGACCCAGTGGATACGCACTTCTTACTGTAATTGATCCATCTTCACCATTAACGTTATCTTTGTCTAGGGCAGCAACCTCCTCAAATTTCAATTCCATACTTCCGTTTTTCTGAAACaaggaaatttaattttgaattaTGCTCCAAACAAGATTACTACAATCCTGCCATGGTCAAACAATGATACAGAAGACCCTGAGATAAAATGAGTCCAATCTAAAATGGATTGCGCATCGCGGAAGCGTAAACATGTGCTGCAAATAGAAAACATTACATTTACTATGTATAAATCCTGATGCTATATGCAAAATGAAGGGCCAAACAAGTTTATCAAATACCAGTTGACCAGGTGCTAGaaactccggtgcatataaattatgAAAATCTAGAACCAAAAGCTATATTTGATGTTACAGTTCAACAAGAAGTAGATATTCACTGGTTAATGGCTCCCACAAATAGCTAACTTGCCCTTACTGACGCCACTCAAAGCACAATGAGAAATCTTCGCATGCATAAGGTCAGCAAACCAACCAAACAAAAAACAGGAATTGCATTTTGAGTATCATATTTACTTCACATATAAAAAAAGCACGTCATGACTCAATTGTCTTATATACAACTCGCAGAGTAGATACACATA is drawn from Triticum dicoccoides isolate Atlit2015 ecotype Zavitan chromosome 4A, WEW_v2.0, whole genome shotgun sequence and contains these coding sequences:
- the LOC119283679 gene encoding uncharacterized protein LOC119283679, whose amino-acid sequence is MAERSLSMAKSRANDIIIPDPTPEWVCDDFFDKYAKLEAIFLKDNVRCFLRLFRNGGAKAMSWDLSITAETLTFLVSFNALQCAQLVLEGEAPELREMHANPNCINKYGYFPLHQAAERFSVDMIKLLLRHGASANVRTVGKEIIEDLLPLHVAVENTCLHKYLEDNLEDNLSPSQNHLDYIYKLIRLLCLPEMKIFLDTTRLLAEKTNNLLEELWKYIEDGKLIQSAVLLLATQEQIRGGCSSSSKKDGFDIIKSSILRLSFALIWGKGSNEMPQKLLEEMKALHCAGLLVDVISRVGEPLSAYIQAHSEVPHAEVLEHVSSILKEYGFCPTGDSMDTLTCQPYDCKMSNGESCGSTDANRAAMKTANLHAAKEKAARKEAGGGWDPTYARRSFSPYWRSVLQARFPVKVYPAYARTDARSGLDLEQLRVSLRSSKANGSTPTPNIVLPVRRISPLTKNNQPTRRFITTVTGAFKLLKALK